One genomic window of Opitutia bacterium includes the following:
- a CDS encoding SRPBCC family protein produces the protein MILKIILILVALVGLVCLVAAFQPSNFRIERSATVAATPAALFPRLNDLHQAHEWAPWKEKDPKCSYEFTGPAAGVGAAQSWSGNSDVGAGKQTIVESRPNELVRMKLEFLKPFEAVCEATYSLKPAGNQTVVTWTMTGENNFVGKVFCLFMNQDKMVGGEFEKGLAQLKRLAESK, from the coding sequence ATGATCCTCAAAATCATCCTCATCCTCGTGGCCCTCGTCGGCCTCGTTTGCCTCGTCGCGGCGTTCCAGCCGTCCAATTTTCGCATCGAACGTTCGGCCACCGTCGCCGCGACGCCCGCGGCGCTGTTCCCGCGGTTGAACGATCTCCATCAAGCCCACGAGTGGGCGCCGTGGAAGGAGAAGGATCCGAAATGCTCTTACGAATTCACCGGCCCGGCGGCCGGCGTGGGCGCCGCGCAATCGTGGTCGGGCAACAGCGACGTCGGGGCCGGCAAGCAGACGATCGTCGAGAGCCGCCCCAACGAGCTCGTGCGCATGAAACTCGAGTTTCTGAAGCCGTTCGAGGCCGTGTGCGAAGCGACCTATTCGCTCAAGCCGGCCGGCAACCAAACCGTCGTCACGTGGACGATGACCGGCGAAAACAATTTCGTCGGGAAGGTTTTCTGCCTCTTCATGAACCAGGACAAGATGGTCGGCGGCGAATTCGAGAAGGGCCTCGCCCAGCTCAAGCGCCTCGCCGAGTCGAAATAG
- a CDS encoding DoxX family protein, with the protein MTTTPAPSRFARIAGHVARILLGLVFFVFGLGALLNWFPAPPPESLPPKLVAFDAGMRGSYLFALVKGTEAAVGALLLLNRFVPLALVILAPILVNIALVNATMMPTGLPMALVLIALELYLAWVHRRAFAPLLAARYS; encoded by the coding sequence ATGACCACGACTCCCGCTCCCTCCCGCTTTGCCCGCATCGCCGGGCATGTTGCCCGCATCCTGCTCGGCCTCGTCTTCTTCGTATTCGGTCTCGGCGCGCTTTTGAACTGGTTCCCGGCGCCGCCGCCGGAATCGCTGCCGCCCAAGCTCGTCGCCTTCGATGCCGGCATGCGTGGCAGCTACTTGTTCGCGCTGGTGAAAGGCACCGAGGCCGCCGTCGGTGCGCTGCTGCTCCTCAATCGCTTCGTGCCGCTCGCGCTGGTGATTCTGGCGCCCATCCTCGTCAACATCGCCCTCGTCAACGCGACGATGATGCCGACCGGCCTCCCCATGGCGCTCGTCCTCATCGCGCTCGAACTCTACCTCGCGTGGGTTCATCGCCGGGCGTTCGCGCCGCTGCTCGCGGCCCGATACAGCTGA
- a CDS encoding class I SAM-dependent methyltransferase — translation MDHRKVGAYWDANADAWTRLARAGYDVYRDHLNTPAFFELLPPVSGLHGLDVGCGEGHNTRQLALRGARITGLDIAEKFVAHARAEEKRSPLGIDYVCASAVELPFADASFDFATAFMALMDIPDAKAVLRESYRVLRPGGFLQFSISHPCFDTPHRQNRRTLLGRTRAIEVGDYFDGAKPRVEEWIFGAAPQALKAQLPPFRIPVFHRTLTAWTQLLLSAGFVIEALNEPRPDDETVRRIPALQDAQVVAYFLHVRVRKPQRA, via the coding sequence ATGGATCATCGCAAGGTCGGAGCGTATTGGGACGCCAACGCCGACGCTTGGACGCGCCTCGCGCGCGCCGGCTACGACGTTTACCGCGACCACCTGAACACGCCGGCCTTCTTCGAGCTGCTGCCGCCCGTGTCGGGCCTGCACGGCCTCGACGTCGGCTGCGGCGAGGGCCACAACACCCGCCAACTCGCCCTTCGCGGCGCGCGCATCACGGGGCTGGATATCGCGGAAAAATTCGTCGCCCACGCGCGCGCCGAGGAAAAGCGCTCCCCGCTCGGCATCGACTACGTCTGCGCGAGCGCGGTCGAGTTGCCCTTCGCCGACGCGTCATTCGACTTCGCCACGGCGTTCATGGCCTTGATGGACATCCCCGACGCGAAGGCCGTGCTTCGCGAGAGCTACCGCGTGCTGCGCCCGGGCGGCTTCCTGCAATTCTCGATTTCGCATCCCTGCTTCGACACGCCGCACCGCCAAAACCGCCGCACGCTGCTCGGTCGCACCCGCGCCATCGAAGTCGGCGACTACTTCGACGGCGCCAAGCCCCGGGTCGAGGAGTGGATCTTCGGCGCGGCTCCGCAGGCTTTGAAAGCACAACTGCCGCCGTTCCGCATCCCGGTGTTCCACCGCACGCTCACCGCCTGGACCCAGCTGCTGCTGTCGGCCGGTTTCGTGATCGAGGCCTTGAATGAGCCTCGCCCCGACGACGAGACCGTCCGCCGCATCCCCGCGCTCCAAGACGCCCAAGTGGTCGCCTACTTTCTCCACGTCCGCGTCCGGAAGCCCCAGCGCGCGTGA
- a CDS encoding nucleoside recognition protein: MLNYLWLALVALAVLIGGATGHLPEVTSAAFQAAETAVMKIALPLAGIMALWLGLMRLAEKSGLVQQLARGLRPLMRWLFPDVPADHPAQGSMLMNMAANMLGLANAATPLGLRAMRDLETLNKTPGTATNAMCTFLAINTASIQLIPTTAIAILATQHAQNPTAIVGTALIASFCATTSALLAVRWLQTWRMFRIEAATPDAKADEAKPAAAAEPVLAVEPAPMSGRGRFAFGALIAVFLGLFAWIAFAPESYHAATTSLHHAIFPPQVNAPAAVGSSAQSLPLRAVATLSLLAVPFLLVCFPLYAFLRGVKVYEEFVEGAKEGFNVSLRVIPFLVAILVAIGMFRGAGGIEAMKSVLAPILGPLGFPPDLLPIALVRPLSGSATTGLFTELVQRLGPDALVTRMAGTIYGSTETTFYVIAVYFGSVGIRRTRHAVAAGLFADFIGIVASVTICRVMFG, from the coding sequence ATGCTGAACTACCTCTGGCTCGCTCTGGTCGCGTTGGCTGTGCTCATCGGCGGCGCCACCGGCCACCTCCCCGAAGTCACGAGCGCCGCGTTCCAAGCGGCGGAGACTGCGGTGATGAAAATCGCCCTGCCGCTCGCCGGCATCATGGCGCTGTGGCTCGGCCTCATGCGGCTCGCCGAGAAAAGCGGGCTCGTCCAACAACTCGCGCGCGGCCTCCGCCCGCTCATGCGCTGGCTGTTTCCCGACGTGCCGGCCGACCATCCGGCGCAAGGCTCCATGCTCATGAACATGGCGGCCAACATGCTCGGCCTCGCCAATGCCGCCACGCCACTCGGCCTGCGCGCCATGCGCGATCTCGAGACGCTGAACAAGACTCCCGGCACCGCCACGAACGCGATGTGCACCTTCCTCGCGATCAACACCGCGAGCATCCAGCTCATCCCCACGACCGCCATCGCCATCCTCGCCACGCAACACGCGCAGAATCCCACCGCGATCGTCGGCACGGCGCTCATCGCGAGTTTCTGCGCGACGACATCGGCGCTCCTCGCCGTGCGCTGGCTGCAGACGTGGCGCATGTTCCGCATCGAAGCCGCGACGCCCGACGCCAAGGCGGACGAAGCCAAGCCGGCCGCCGCAGCCGAGCCCGTGCTCGCCGTCGAACCCGCACCAATGAGCGGCCGCGGCCGGTTCGCCTTCGGCGCGTTGATCGCCGTGTTTCTCGGTTTGTTCGCCTGGATCGCGTTCGCGCCGGAGAGTTACCACGCGGCGACGACTTCGCTGCACCACGCCATTTTCCCGCCGCAGGTGAACGCGCCGGCCGCCGTCGGCTCGTCCGCGCAATCGCTGCCGTTGCGCGCGGTGGCGACGCTCTCGCTGCTCGCGGTGCCGTTCCTCCTCGTGTGCTTCCCGCTCTACGCGTTCCTGCGCGGCGTGAAGGTTTACGAAGAGTTCGTCGAGGGCGCGAAGGAGGGCTTCAACGTCTCGCTACGCGTCATCCCGTTCCTCGTGGCGATCCTGGTTGCCATCGGCATGTTCCGCGGCGCCGGCGGCATCGAGGCGATGAAGAGCGTGCTCGCGCCGATCCTCGGGCCGCTCGGTTTCCCGCCGGACCTGCTGCCCATCGCGCTCGTGCGCCCGTTGAGCGGCAGCGCGACCACCGGGCTCTTCACGGAACTCGTGCAACGCCTCGGACCCGACGCGCTGGTCACGCGCATGGCCGGCACGATCTACGGCAGCACGGAGACGACGTTCTACGTCATCGCCGTCTACTTCGGTTCGGTGGGCATCCGGCGCACGCGGCACGCGGTCGCGGCGGGCTTGTTCGCCGACTTCATCGGCATCGTCGCCTCGGTGACGATCTGCCGGGTGATGTTCGGGTGA
- a CDS encoding DUF1428 domain-containing protein, translated as MPTYVDGYLLPIPKKNVAAYRKMAAHAAKVWKRHGALSYCEAVLDDPGGQFCAPFTKIVKLKPGETIVLAHVTYKSRAHRDRVNKAVMADPELMAACDPNKMPFDVKRMAFSGFSAIVEA; from the coding sequence ATGCCCACCTACGTCGACGGATACCTGCTCCCGATCCCCAAGAAGAATGTCGCGGCTTACCGCAAGATGGCCGCTCACGCCGCGAAAGTCTGGAAGCGCCACGGCGCGCTCAGCTACTGCGAGGCGGTGCTGGACGATCCGGGCGGCCAGTTCTGCGCGCCGTTCACGAAAATCGTGAAGCTGAAACCCGGCGAGACGATCGTCCTCGCGCACGTGACCTACAAGTCCCGCGCGCACCGCGACCGCGTGAACAAGGCCGTCATGGCCGATCCCGAACTGATGGCCGCCTGCGATCCGAACAAGATGCCGTTCGATGTGAAGCGGATGGCCTTCAGCGGCTTCTCCGCGATCGTCGAGGCGTAG